In the Paenibacillus sp. FSL R7-0337 genome, GGATGCCTGGCTGGATGGCTGTAAAGTGAAGAATATGCTGGATTACGCCATTGATACAGGAGAAGTAGAGCCGTTAATTGTGGTGTTTCCTTCATACTATAAAGAGAAGATTTCAAGAATTGGCAAACCGGACGCGGAGCTGGAAAGGGAGAACGTGATGTTCTTCCAGAAGGAATTAGTCGAAGAGCTGTTGCCTGCCGTTGAAGGCGCCTATCATACTTATGCTGAGGATGTGACTGTAGAAGGATTGCAGGCTTCCAGAAGGCACAGAGGGTTCGGCGGGTTCTCTATGGGAGGCTGTACAACCTGGTTCGTGCTTATGAATCATCTCGACTATTTCAAGGAGTTCGTTCCGCTTAGCGGAGATTGCTGGGCTATTGAAGTGAAGGGAGCTTTCACCAAACCGGTTGAGACTGTACAAGTGTTGCATGACAGTGTGAGCAAGTCCGGGTATGGGCCAGACGAATTCGTCATTCACGTAGCAACTGGAACGAAAGACCCTGCCTCTGAACCGCTGAATGCACAGGTGGAGGAAATGAAAAAGTATCCGCAGACCTTTGTCTACGAGGATGATTTCTCCAAGGGAAACCTGCACTATCTGTTAGCAGAAGATGAGACTCATTCGTATGAGTCGGTATATCAATTCCTGCATCATATCCTTCCTTATATGTTCAAGTAAAATAATGACCCGCAAGCCGGACGCTTGAGAAAGTGACCGGATTGCGGGTCATTGCGTTTCTTTGCTATCCGATCTCACTCCGCCATCTTCACTGCACAGACCCGCAGCCGCCGGTAGTCGGCAATCCATTGTCCCTGCAGGTAATGCTCCGGACGCAGCTGCTCTTCCACTTCGCGATAGATTACAGTCTTGTCTTCTGCACTGACATCGTAGAAGAAGTCATCGGCCATCATGTCGAGCCAATCCCGGATTCCGCTCTCCCCCTGCAAGGGAGTCGGCCGTTCGAAATGCTGGGCCAGCGTGACGAGGAAGCCATGTGCCTCCAGCACTGCCGCATATTCTCCGATGGTGGGGAAATACCAAGGATTGCGTCCCTGCGGGTCATAGCCATGCGCTTCCAGTGCAGCCTCGGTTGCATTCACCAGCGCGGCAACGTTGCGGTAGCCGCCGAATTCGGCGACGAACCGCCCGCCGGTCCGAAGTGCACCTGCTACCGTTACCGCGACGGCGTGCGCGTCCTTCATCCAGTGCAGCGCAGCGTTGGAGAACACTGCATCGAAAGGCAGAGCGGTCCGGTAAGTGTATGCATTCTGGGCGCTCAGATTCAGGTGCGGATACTTGCTGCGGCCACGGGCAATCATCTCGGGTGACAGATCGATGCCCACTGTATCCGCTCCAGCGGCCGCGATCTTAGCTGTAAGATCGGCTGTTCCGCAGCCGATATCAAGCA is a window encoding:
- a CDS encoding alpha/beta hydrolase-fold protein — encoded protein: MKKYEYRDVNLRGKLERVTYMTTNREGEPRDKYANVYLPYGYNAADAGTKYNILYVMHGGGGNPDAWLDGCKVKNMLDYAIDTGEVEPLIVVFPSYYKEKISRIGKPDAELERENVMFFQKELVEELLPAVEGAYHTYAEDVTVEGLQASRRHRGFGGFSMGGCTTWFVLMNHLDYFKEFVPLSGDCWAIEVKGAFTKPVETVQVLHDSVSKSGYGPDEFVIHVATGTKDPASEPLNAQVEEMKKYPQTFVYEDDFSKGNLHYLLAEDETHSYESVYQFLHHILPYMFK
- a CDS encoding methyltransferase — protein: MNQPASNNQWQADTYDHKLDFVSKLGSDVLSLLQPQPGERVLDIGCGTADLTAKIAAAGADTVGIDLSPEMIARGRSKYPHLNLSAQNAYTYRTALPFDAVFSNAALHWMKDAHAVAVTVAGALRTGGRFVAEFGGYRNVAALVNATEAALEAHGYDPQGRNPWYFPTIGEYAAVLEAHGFLVTLAQHFERPTPLQGESGIRDWLDMMADDFFYDVSAEDKTVIYREVEEQLRPEHYLQGQWIADYRRLRVCAVKMAE